The stretch of DNA AAACCCTGAATAATCGCTTGCCAAAGGGGCCCGTCTCTACGGCGGTTCCCCTCTCCCTTCTGTGTAGAGGGCTAGGGTGAGAATCGAGGATGGGATAGTAAAAGCGGCCGGGATAGGAACTGAGCGAAGCGAGCTATGCCCCTGGCAAATCCCCGCCCTATGGGATATGATTGAATCGTGCGCCACGCTCGTAGGGGCCGACCGACGGCGCGCCGTTTAGGTCGGCCCGCGTTTCCCTCTCACTGTGGGAGACTTGCGAGGCACGGGCTGGGGTGAGGGGTAACACGGCGGCCCGCAGAGGACTCGTCCTTCGGGGCCGCTCTTGCTAACCGTGGCAGAGAATTACAGCCGTTTGAAGCAGATGACCGCGTTGTGGCCGCCGAATCCGAAACTGTTGGACAGGGCGACTCTCAAGTCCAGCTTGCGGCTTCCCTCGGGAACGTAGTCCAGATCGCACTCCGGGTCGGGGTGGGTGAGGTTGGCCGTGCGGTGGACGATCCCGGCCTCGATGCTCTTCACCGTGGCCACCGCCTCCATGCCGCCGGCGGCGCCCAGGCCGTGGCCGATCATGGACTTGGTGGAGCTTATGGCCAGGCGGCGGGCGTGATCCCCGAAGACGGTCTTGATGGCCAGGGTCTCGAACTTGTCGTTGAGCTCGGTGGAGGTGCCGTGGGCGTTGATGTAGTCAATGTCCGTGGGGGCCAGGCCGGCGTCTTTCAGGGCCATGGCCATCGCCCGGGCCGCCCCTTCGCCCCCCGGCGCCGGGGCGGTGAGGTGGTAGCCGTCGCCGGACAGGCCGTAGCCCGCCAGCTCGCAGTAGATTTTCGTGCCGCGCGCCTTGGCGTGCTCCATCTCCTCCAAGAGCAGAATCCCGCACCCCTCCCCCATGATGAAGCCGTCGCGCAGGGCGTCGAATGGCCGGCTGGCCTCCTCGGGGGGGCAGTTCCTGGTCGTCAGGGCCCGTGCGGCGCAGAATCCGCCGAAACCCAGGTTGCAGATGGCCGCCTCAGCCCCGCCGGCGAGGGCGATGTCGGCCCGTCCGGCGCGGATATGGTCCAAGGCCTCTCCGATGGCGTGCGTCGCCGAGGCACAGGCCGACGTGGTGCAGTAGTTGGGCCCCTTGAGCTCCAGGCTGATCGAAACCTGCCCCGCGGCCATATCCGCGATGACCTGGGGAATGAAGAAGGGGCTGATCCCCTTCAGGCCGCGCTCCGCGAATTTACCGGCCGTCTCCTCGAGGTATTTGATGTCGCCGATGCCCACGCCGATGATGACGGCGAAGCGGTTCCGGTCAACGTCGGTTAGCGCGATGCGACCGTCGGCCAGAGCCTCCTGAGAGGCGGTGAGGGCGAACTGGACGAAGCGCCCCATCCGCTTGGCGGCCTTAGCCTCGATTGTCGCCAGGGGATCGTACCCCTTCACCTCGGCCGCCACCTTGCACGGGTACTGCTCCGGGTTCACGGCGGTGACGGTCGCCACGCCGGACTTCCCCGCCAGAAGCGCGTCCCAGGTTTCCCTGACGTTCAAACCGACCGGGGTCAGGGCGCCCAGGCCGGTGACGACGACTCGTCGGGTCATCTGAAACACCTCATAGTTTGATAAAGGCGTCCTTGAGAGACGCCGTTATAGTCGGTCATCGCCCGGGTTGGGGGACGACCTCGACGATTGCCTATTCCTTGACGTGATCCTGGAGATACTTGATGGCGTCGCCCACGGTGCGGATGCTGGCGGCGTCCTCGTCCGGTATCTCCATGTCGAACTCTTCCTCGAGCTTCATAACGAGTTCGACGGTGTCCAGGGAATCGGCGCCCAGGTCGTCCACAAAAGCTGCGTCCGGCGTCACCTGGTCGGCGTCCACACTGAGCTCGTTGACCACGATCTCCTTAACCTTGGCCTCGATCTCTTCGTAGGTCATAAAGCCTCCCGCGGGTCTCGTTGATGTCGCGAGGGGGTACTTTAGCAGTAAAACCTCGGTCGTGTCAAGGGAACCCGCAGGCCCGACCCCGGCACCCGCCGCCCCTTTTCCGGCTGCGCCGAAAAAAAGGTTGACAACCTGCCCGACCTTTTCTAGACTACCCGACGAACCGACCAGTAATACCTATTTGGTCGGTCTGTATGCCAGAGGATCATGGGAAAGGGGGAGGGCTTGTCCGAGAATACTAAACGGGCCATTCTCGCCGGCGCCAAAAGCCTTTTCATCCGCTTCGGCAAGCGGAAGACCTCGGTGGACGAGATAGCGCGCGCCGCTCAGGTCGGCAAGGGCACGGTCTACTTCCACTTCAAGAGCAAAGAGGAGATTTGGGACACCATCGTGGGCGAGGAGGTGGACAAGGCCATCGAACGCATCACCGAGTCCCTGGCTAATGTCGAGACCGCCCGGGAAAAGCTGCGCACCTATATCCAGATACGCTACCAGGTCTTCGGCGAGGAGCTGGATATCCTGAACATCCAGCAAGGCGTCCTGGACGAGCTCTTTCCGGAGATTACCGAAATTCTCGGGAAGCTGAAGACCCGGGAGATGGAGTTCCTCGGCCAAATCCTCTCCTACGGCATCGAGCGTGGGGAGTTCAGGGACGTGGATGTCGAGCTGCTCTCGATGATTCTGGTTGCGGTGCTCGACGCCACGGGCGAGTACTGGATCAGGCAGGTGCGCCTCGTCGGGGCCGAGGGCGCCATGAACAACCTCTTAAACGTCTTCTTGCACGGCCTCTTGAAAACCGACTGACACCGCCTTTAGGGGAATCTTGGATAAAATCGCCGCTTTCGTCGTCCGCCACCGCTGGCCGGTCCTCGTCGCCGTCCTCGCCGTTACCGGCTTTTTCTTCTGGGGCATGGGCAAGCTCGTGGTCAAGACCGACTTCATGGCCTCCATAGACCCCGAAGAGC from bacterium encodes:
- the acpP gene encoding acyl carrier protein; translated protein: MTYEEIEAKVKEIVVNELSVDADQVTPDAAFVDDLGADSLDTVELVMKLEEEFDMEIPDEDAASIRTVGDAIKYLQDHVKE
- a CDS encoding TetR/AcrR family transcriptional regulator; amino-acid sequence: MSENTKRAILAGAKSLFIRFGKRKTSVDEIARAAQVGKGTVYFHFKSKEEIWDTIVGEEVDKAIERITESLANVETAREKLRTYIQIRYQVFGEELDILNIQQGVLDELFPEITEILGKLKTREMEFLGQILSYGIERGEFRDVDVELLSMILVAVLDATGEYWIRQVRLVGAEGAMNNLLNVFLHGLLKTD
- the fabF gene encoding beta-ketoacyl-ACP synthase II; this translates as MTRRVVVTGLGALTPVGLNVRETWDALLAGKSGVATVTAVNPEQYPCKVAAEVKGYDPLATIEAKAAKRMGRFVQFALTASQEALADGRIALTDVDRNRFAVIIGVGIGDIKYLEETAGKFAERGLKGISPFFIPQVIADMAAGQVSISLELKGPNYCTTSACASATHAIGEALDHIRAGRADIALAGGAEAAICNLGFGGFCAARALTTRNCPPEEASRPFDALRDGFIMGEGCGILLLEEMEHAKARGTKIYCELAGYGLSGDGYHLTAPAPGGEGAARAMAMALKDAGLAPTDIDYINAHGTSTELNDKFETLAIKTVFGDHARRLAISSTKSMIGHGLGAAGGMEAVATVKSIEAGIVHRTANLTHPDPECDLDYVPEGSRKLDLRVALSNSFGFGGHNAVICFKRL